A stretch of Sphingorhabdus sp. YGSMI21 DNA encodes these proteins:
- the glyS gene encoding glycine--tRNA ligase subunit beta gives MTDFLLELLSEEIPARMQAKARVDLERLFTAQMAEAGLTAGAITVYSTPRRLALIARDLPEQTEAVSEEAKGPPEAAPDQAVEGFCRKNGVTRDQLEVRDVKGRPTYFAVINKPGRDTKDVLAEAIPAIIKAFPWPKSMRWGEASLSTESLRWVRPLSGIVAIFGDDLVCCEIDGLTSGYDTVGHRFHHQGMITIGNAGDYADKLRACHVIVDHEEREDIVFKGAQRAPIEVGLTLVQDQGLVVENAGLTEWPVPLLGHFDKSFLDVPEEVIQLTARVNQKYFVLKDGDGKLTNAFVCTANIDASDGGKAIVAGNEKVLAARLSDAKFFWELDQKTRLEDHAKKLSNIVFHEKLGTVADKVERVAKLAEWLASLEGTGLLRANPEQTKQAARLCKADLVTEMVGEFPELQGLMGGYYAEKEGLPAEVSHAIRDHYKPVGQGDEVPTDPVTVCVSLADKLDTLFSFFDIGLYPTGSKDPFALRRAALGIIRIILENGLILQSDLVVEFWLGQDDPTKELTDEDLARRKLLTSIPDFYVDRLKVQLRENGVRHDIVDASERWNGRTDTRIDRIKIRAEALQAFVETTDGVNLLAGYKRASNILKKEAPGGASNTRHPESDTRHPELVSGSPEVLKQVQDDEMSAKPLSYTPEKAEKALIDALDAAQPEVTAAIAAEQFETAMAALAALRGPIDQFFEDVTVNDDDEAKREARLALLARFRNAVHQVADFSQIEG, from the coding sequence ATGACCGATTTCCTTCTCGAACTGCTCTCCGAAGAAATTCCCGCTCGCATGCAGGCCAAGGCCCGCGTCGACCTCGAACGGCTGTTTACCGCGCAAATGGCGGAAGCCGGCCTGACCGCCGGCGCGATCACCGTCTATTCGACGCCAAGACGGCTCGCGCTCATCGCCAGGGACCTGCCCGAGCAGACCGAAGCGGTCAGCGAGGAAGCCAAGGGGCCACCGGAAGCGGCACCCGATCAGGCGGTCGAGGGTTTCTGCCGCAAAAATGGCGTCACCCGCGACCAGCTGGAAGTGCGCGACGTCAAAGGGCGGCCAACATATTTCGCGGTGATCAACAAACCGGGCCGCGATACCAAAGACGTTCTGGCCGAAGCCATTCCCGCGATCATCAAAGCCTTTCCCTGGCCGAAATCCATGCGCTGGGGCGAAGCCAGCCTGTCGACCGAAAGCCTGCGCTGGGTGCGGCCGCTGAGCGGCATCGTGGCGATCTTCGGAGACGACCTGGTGTGCTGCGAAATTGACGGCTTGACGTCAGGCTATGATACTGTCGGACATAGATTTCATCATCAGGGCATGATCACCATAGGCAATGCCGGTGATTATGCCGATAAACTCCGCGCCTGCCACGTGATTGTTGACCATGAAGAGCGTGAAGATATTGTTTTCAAGGGAGCGCAGCGAGCGCCAATCGAGGTCGGACTAACTCTGGTTCAAGATCAAGGTTTGGTAGTCGAAAATGCTGGTCTCACTGAGTGGCCTGTGCCGCTTTTAGGTCACTTCGATAAATCCTTTCTGGATGTGCCGGAAGAGGTGATCCAGCTGACTGCCCGGGTGAATCAAAAGTACTTCGTGCTGAAAGATGGCGACGGCAAACTAACGAATGCGTTCGTCTGCACGGCGAATATCGATGCCAGCGATGGCGGCAAGGCAATTGTCGCGGGGAATGAAAAAGTCCTCGCTGCACGGCTCTCCGACGCCAAATTCTTCTGGGAACTTGACCAGAAGACCAGGCTGGAGGATCATGCGAAGAAATTGAGCAACATTGTTTTCCACGAGAAACTGGGAACGGTTGCCGACAAGGTAGAGCGTGTGGCCAAGCTGGCTGAGTGGTTGGCGTCTTTAGAAGGGACTGGGTTACTCCGTGCCAACCCGGAACAGACCAAGCAGGCCGCACGTCTCTGCAAAGCCGATCTCGTCACCGAAATGGTCGGCGAGTTCCCCGAGCTGCAAGGCTTGATGGGCGGTTATTATGCAGAGAAAGAAGGGCTTCCGGCAGAAGTCTCGCACGCGATCAGAGATCATTACAAGCCGGTCGGGCAGGGCGACGAAGTGCCTACCGATCCGGTGACTGTTTGCGTGAGTTTGGCGGATAAGCTGGATACTTTGTTTTCATTCTTTGATATTGGATTGTATCCCACAGGTTCGAAAGATCCGTTCGCTTTAAGGCGAGCAGCTCTGGGTATCATTCGTATTATACTTGAGAACGGCCTGATTTTGCAGTCGGATTTGGTCGTAGAGTTCTGGTTAGGTCAAGATGATCCAACCAAAGAGCTGACAGACGAGGATTTAGCGCGTCGTAAACTTTTGACCTCAATCCCAGACTTCTATGTTGATCGGCTGAAAGTTCAGTTGCGAGAAAATGGTGTTCGCCACGATATCGTGGACGCCTCTGAAAGATGGAATGGGCGAACTGACACTCGCATTGATCGTATCAAAATAAGGGCCGAAGCTTTGCAGGCCTTTGTGGAAACTACGGATGGCGTGAACCTGCTCGCCGGTTACAAGCGGGCTTCGAATATTTTGAAGAAAGAGGCACCGGGCGGTGCATCCAACACTCGTCATCCTGAATCCGACACTCGTCATCCTGAACTTGTTTCAGGATCTCCCGAGGTCCTGAAACAAGTTCAGGATGACGAAATGTCCGCAAAACCGCTTTCCTACACGCCCGAAAAAGCGGAAAAGGCCCTGATCGACGCGCTCGATGCGGCGCAGCCGGAAGTGACTGCTGCGATCGCCGCAGAGCAATTTGAAACAGCAATGGCCGCGCTGGCAGCATTGCGCGGACCGATTGACCAGTTTTTCGAGGATGTGACCGTGAACGACGATGACGAAGCGAAACGCGAAGCCCGGCTTGCCCTGCTGGCACGCTTTCGCAATGCCGTCCATCAAGTCGCTGATTTCTCACAGATCGAGGGTTAG
- a CDS encoding glycine--tRNA ligase subunit alpha, translating into MSDTKPLSFQQIILKLHQYWGDRGCAILQPYDMEMGAGTFHTATTLRALGPDPWNAAFAQPCRRPTDGRYGENPNRLQHYYQYQVILKPSPPDIQQLYLDSLSVIGIDPMLHDIRFVEDDWESPTLGAWGLGWEVWCDGMEVTQFTYFQQMGGFDCKPVAGELTYGLERLAMYIQGVDSIYDLDYNGNGMTYGDIFLENEKQMSEWNFEVANTDSLFDLFNKAAAECENCLDRKLPIPAYEQAIKASHVFNLLQARGVISVQERASYMGRVRDLAKGSCEAYMKKNGWAA; encoded by the coding sequence TTGTCCGATACGAAGCCGCTCAGCTTCCAGCAGATCATCCTCAAACTCCATCAATATTGGGGTGATCGCGGCTGCGCGATTTTGCAGCCCTATGATATGGAAATGGGCGCAGGGACGTTCCACACGGCAACGACCTTGCGGGCGCTCGGCCCCGATCCGTGGAATGCCGCCTTTGCCCAGCCTTGCCGCCGCCCGACCGATGGCCGCTATGGCGAAAATCCCAACCGGCTGCAGCATTATTACCAATATCAGGTGATCCTGAAGCCATCGCCACCGGATATTCAGCAGCTCTATCTCGACAGTCTTTCGGTAATCGGCATCGATCCGATGCTGCACGACATCCGCTTCGTCGAGGATGACTGGGAAAGCCCGACTCTGGGTGCCTGGGGCCTCGGCTGGGAAGTCTGGTGCGACGGCATGGAAGTCACCCAGTTCACCTATTTTCAGCAAATGGGCGGATTCGACTGCAAGCCGGTGGCCGGCGAACTGACCTACGGGCTGGAACGGCTGGCCATGTATATCCAGGGCGTGGATAGCATCTATGATCTGGATTATAACGGTAATGGAATGACTTACGGCGATATCTTCCTGGAAAATGAGAAGCAGATGTCGGAGTGGAATTTTGAAGTCGCCAATACCGACAGCCTGTTCGACCTGTTCAACAAGGCGGCGGCCGAGTGCGAAAACTGTCTCGACCGGAAATTGCCGATTCCCGCTTATGAGCAGGCGATCAAGGCGAGCCATGTGTTCAACCTGCTGCAGGCGCGCGGCGTGATCAGCGTGCAGGAGCGGGCCAGCTATATGGGCCGGGTGCGGGATCTGGCGAAGGGCAGTTGTGAAGCCTATATGAAGAAAAACGGGTGGGCGGCGTGA
- a CDS encoding molybdopterin oxidoreductase family protein translates to MSTIHARTCHICEANCGVLVEVEGREILSIRGNPDHVLSRGHICPKATAIADLQDDPDRLHKPVKKVDGQWQEIGWEQAFTEIAGKLLDLKGQGAKPAMYMGNPSAHDYGISTQISALRHAVGVKNLYSASTLDQIPHHVVQYHMYGHVSLAAVPDIDRSQYLLIIGGNPAASNGSIWTVPDFKKRVKEMRARNGLLVVVDPRRTETAKLADEHHFVKPGTDTALLIGILKSIFDAGLADISRLEAILDDSWAAIEPAIAGFDMDQLAAHCGISVEDMQDMAAQLAADQPAAIYGRMGVSVCEFGTLNQWLIQVINIASGNLDREGGTMVPQPALDTINLVGRGSVRTVDTVRGVMPSVMGELPMVTFADEMLRDDDERIRSLFVVTGNPVLSAPDGAKLDRALERLDLMVSFDMYVTETSRHADYILPPCGPLEKDHYPFFFGPLAIRNYASYSPAIFELQEGEKTDWEIIAELAREILAQDGQDVPNIREPRDVLDGMLRSSPAGLTLAEVEAAPNGIDLGPLRPCMAERLRTEDKKILCAHPDFLAELQRFAASLEDEQPDALRLIGRRHVRQNNSWLHNSARLLKGPDRCTLMIHPDDAAARGLVDGVMASVSSRVNSVELPVEITDDVMKGVVSIPHGFGHGRKGVGLSVAAAKPGVSINDLTDTERFDPLSGNAVLNAVSVTVEKVEALVAAE, encoded by the coding sequence ATGAGCACGATCCACGCCCGTACCTGTCATATCTGCGAAGCCAATTGCGGCGTTCTGGTCGAGGTGGAGGGACGGGAGATTCTTTCGATCAGGGGCAACCCCGATCATGTGCTGAGTCGTGGGCATATCTGTCCCAAGGCGACCGCTATCGCCGATTTGCAGGATGATCCCGACCGTTTGCACAAGCCGGTGAAAAAGGTTGACGGCCAGTGGCAGGAAATCGGCTGGGAACAGGCTTTTACCGAGATTGCCGGCAAGCTGCTCGATCTCAAGGGGCAGGGCGCCAAGCCGGCTATGTATATGGGCAACCCCAGCGCTCATGATTACGGCATCTCCACCCAGATCAGCGCCCTGCGCCATGCGGTCGGGGTGAAAAATCTCTATTCCGCCTCGACGCTCGACCAGATCCCGCACCATGTCGTGCAATATCATATGTACGGCCATGTCAGCCTGGCAGCGGTGCCGGATATTGATCGCAGCCAGTATCTGCTGATCATCGGCGGCAATCCGGCGGCGTCCAACGGCAGCATCTGGACCGTGCCCGACTTTAAAAAGCGGGTGAAGGAAATGCGCGCGCGCAATGGCCTGCTGGTCGTCGTCGATCCGCGCCGCACCGAAACCGCCAAGCTGGCCGACGAACATCATTTTGTGAAGCCGGGCACCGACACCGCGCTTTTGATCGGGATATTGAAAAGCATTTTCGACGCCGGTCTGGCCGATATTTCCCGACTCGAGGCGATACTGGATGACAGCTGGGCCGCGATCGAGCCGGCGATCGCGGGTTTCGATATGGACCAGCTTGCGGCCCATTGCGGGATTTCCGTGGAGGACATGCAGGATATGGCGGCGCAACTCGCGGCTGACCAACCTGCCGCTATCTATGGCCGGATGGGCGTTTCGGTTTGCGAATTTGGCACGCTCAACCAGTGGCTGATCCAGGTGATCAATATCGCATCCGGCAATCTCGACCGCGAGGGCGGCACGATGGTGCCGCAGCCGGCGCTCGACACGATCAATCTGGTGGGCAGGGGATCGGTGCGCACGGTCGATACCGTTCGTGGCGTCATGCCGTCGGTGATGGGCGAATTGCCGATGGTGACCTTCGCCGATGAAATGCTGCGCGATGATGACGAGCGCATTCGCTCTTTGTTCGTGGTCACCGGCAATCCGGTGCTGTCCGCGCCCGACGGGGCCAAGCTCGACCGCGCGCTGGAGAGACTCGACCTGATGGTCTCCTTTGACATGTATGTCACCGAGACCAGCCGCCACGCCGACTATATATTGCCGCCCTGCGGTCCGCTGGAGAAGGATCATTATCCCTTCTTCTTCGGGCCGCTGGCGATCCGCAACTATGCCAGCTACTCGCCGGCAATTTTCGAATTGCAGGAGGGCGAAAAGACCGACTGGGAAATTATCGCCGAACTGGCACGGGAAATCCTGGCGCAGGACGGGCAGGACGTCCCCAATATCCGCGAACCGCGCGATGTACTCGACGGCATGTTGCGCAGCTCTCCCGCCGGCCTGACGCTGGCGGAAGTCGAGGCGGCGCCCAATGGCATCGATCTCGGGCCGCTGCGCCCGTGCATGGCCGAACGGCTGCGCACCGAGGACAAGAAGATCCTCTGCGCCCATCCCGATTTTCTCGCCGAACTGCAGCGTTTCGCCGCCTCGCTGGAGGACGAGCAACCGGACGCCTTGCGTCTGATCGGTCGCCGCCATGTGCGCCAGAACAACAGCTGGCTGCACAATAGCGCGCGACTGCTGAAAGGGCCGGATCGCTGCACATTGATGATCCACCCCGATGATGCCGCCGCGCGCGGACTGGTGGATGGCGTCATGGCGTCAGTCTCCAGCCGGGTGAACAGCGTTGAATTGCCGGTCGAAATTACCGATGACGTCATGAAGGGCGTCGTGTCGATCCCGCATGGTTTCGGCCATGGCCGCAAGGGCGTCGGCCTGTCGGTGGCAGCGGCAAAGCCCGGCGTTTCGATCAATGACCTGACCGATACGGAGCGGTTCGATCCGCTGTCCGGCAATGCCGTGCTGAACGCGGTGTCGGTGACGGTGGAGAAGGTCGAGGCGCTGGTAGCGGCGGAATAA